The Narcine bancroftii isolate sNarBan1 chromosome 6, sNarBan1.hap1, whole genome shotgun sequence genome window below encodes:
- the mlip gene encoding muscular LMNA-interacting protein isoform X5, which translates to MSFLSSSSFPSALHTKSQSSFNSSVKIPKTASLPSPLSPKHSLNCTDLHSSLLWSSSSLPSLRSTVNSSACVQSSPHSSSQNIQAPASQQTFCHCPRIHDFFCRPPVHKESAKSRDQSSSLSQLSLLTSILRSGQLTPVSHLSSKESKIVSSSTLTIGSQSYRKSPTQTSPASSSCQKVRPLSPTPGINFQRSSTMTGTASSDSPRALTSPLFPKPAALSGHSSPASLSKRQRTPTPPPLFSTKHRTHLCKLGNSTPMLSSLRHDTKPPISPHSASPRRLSPGPVYAPSNQQESNLSDKSLHALTSERSLVTLPISQSSSLVKCDDILLNTTSPSLSLSARPFIIFPRIEQSSSSSPTSTSPTPVNSSSSSTLVNFSLKSGSITPTPLNICSPSLSPMQNHSSSLKLGSYSTALTYSSSRKPPNPEKLFHQPSPFAKSNFTVNTAARSAALFPHSSADSPLAGPVKSPPPPSPTPRVGTHSPSLSLSRSTEIKQPEQKFKIKSSYKAFAAIPTNTLLWEQKAIDEAVSVSGDSVGQNTSEEAHSQFLFEPESLRQQSEELYAVIDQVLEDPLPMRHTSSAPDSSPRLPDLEGHKVSYWPHTEIGWTRNQIR; encoded by the exons ATGTCGTTTTTATCTTCCAGCTCCTTTCCTTCAGCACTTCATACAAAATCCCAGTCCTCATTCAACTCTTCTGTTAAGATCCCTAAAACAgcttctcttccctcccctttatcccccaaaCATTCCCTGAACTGCACTGATTTACATTCTTCTCTATTATGGTCTTCCTCCTCTCTGCCCTCCTTAAGGTCAACTGTCAATTCTTCAGCATGTGTACAATCTTCACCTCATTCTTCCAGCCAGAATATACAAGCTCCTGCCTCTCAGCAGACATTCTGCCACTGTCCCAGAATTCATGACTTTTTTTGCCGACCTCCAGTGCATAAGGAATCAGCAAAATCTCGTGACCAGTCCTCCTCATTGAGTCAGTTGTCATTATTAACTTCAATTTTAAGGTCTGGACAATTGACACCAGTATCTCACCTGTCCTCGAAAGAATCAAAAATAGTTTCCTCCTCCACACTCACTATTGGTTCACAGTCATACAGAAAATCTCCAACTCAAACCTCACCAGCATCTTCTTCCTGTCAAAAAGTCAGGCCACTGTCTCCCACACCAGGGATAAATTTCCAGCGTTCATCCACAATGACTGGAACTGCATCTTCAGACTCACCTAGAGCCCTCACCTCTCCTTTGTTCCCAAAGCCTGCAGCACTTTCAGGTCATTCTTCACCTGCATCTTTATCGAAAAGGCAAAGAACTCCAACTCCACCGCCCCTCTTTTCCACGAAACACAGAACTCATCTCTGTAAGCTGGGGAATTCGACACCCATGCTGTCTTCATTGCGTCACGACACGAAACCCCCTATCTCACCCCATTCTGCCTCCCCGAGACGGCTTTCTCCCGGACCAGTATATGCTCCatcaaaccaacaagaatctaATTTATCAGACAAGAGTTTGCATGCGTTAACATCTGAAAGGTCTCTTGTGACTCTCCCCATTTCTCAGTCTTCAAGTCTTGTAAAATGTGATGATATTTTGCTGAATACAACAAgcccttccctttctctttctgCAAGGCCCTTCATAATTTTCCCCAGGATAGAACAGTCTTCATCATCTTCTCCAACCTCAACATCTCCGACTCCAGTGAATTCATCTTCCTCCTCCACCCTAGTTAATTTTTCCCTCAAGTCTGGTTCCATTACTCCCACCCCTTTGAATATTTGTTCTCCTTCACTTTCACCCATGCAAAATCATTCCTCTTCATTGAAGCTGGGCTCCTATTCCACTGCCTTGACTTATTCTTCCTCACGAAAACCACCAAatccagaaaaattgtttcaccAACCTTCTCCTTTTGCCAAATCCAATTTCACTGTTAATACAGCAGCTCGCTCTGCAGCACTCTTCCCTCACTCCAGTGCTGACTCTCCATTAGCTGGCCCTGTAaagtccccaccaccaccatcacccacCCCAAGAGTAGGCACACATTCGCCATCACTTTCTTTATCCCGTTCCACTGAGATTAAACAACCTGAGCAAAAG TTCAAGATCAAGTCAAGTTATAAAGCCTTTGCAGCAATACCAACCAATACACTGCTTTGGGAGCAGAAG GCCATCGATGAAGCAGTCAGTGTCTCGGGAGACTCTGTAGGGCAAAATACATCAGAAGAAGCCCATTCACAA TTCCTGTTTGAACCTGAAAGTCTCAGACAGCAGTCTGAGGAATTGTATGCTGTGATTGACCAAGTGCTGGAGGATCCCCTGCCGATG CGCCACACAAGTTCTGCTCCCGACTCCTCACCGAGGTTGCCAGATTTGGAAGGCCACAAAGTAT CCTATTGGCCGCATACCGAAATCGGCTGGACGAGAAACCAAATAC